A single region of the Hippoglossus hippoglossus isolate fHipHip1 chromosome 17, fHipHip1.pri, whole genome shotgun sequence genome encodes:
- the LOC117778651 gene encoding DIS3-like exonuclease 2 translates to MDSPLQSKKAHMNRDPKRKQDQTSTPPQKDAYARLLSQHRSSKFNLYLDQYAKDLSIQREGTLPSTLVKAQSDRLNIPQRKRDQVLNDFSDSSDFSPSSLKSKGEESSLALHMEKLSGRTAPQDCERKQDVTDRQRRGQRRDTTTSQDGDIESGEEFSSVTLSDSYKQQKQQKKNKDSFASKEPNFDGRPQSPKKAGTSGQEQEKMKKPKKKNLPQHAEEEKSPEVPGAVTQMSRPKSPYGKDKKTQQIRASTTNSPADRSKNKGGKGSKKQVFDSYMTAEDVSHGLKRGELFQGQLRINPKKYQEAFIPSPDDMRDIFLDGIVARNRALNGDVVVIQVLPREQWKVVRSDTDCEGTSESETQRERPVKTPQKKKEHTPRPDATVGDRCRDQDELLIKVQNITLSDTDPSTPRSNGEILQKTAKVVYIVEKKHSRAATGFIKFLPDKPFAMFAPVDHRVPRINVPLVDCPDDFSSRSGDYINTLFICRITNWSADSNFAEGQLAKTLGQAGEIEPETEGILTEYDVDSSEFSDSVLDCLPKNLPWTIPPEELTKRRDLRNECIFTIDPATARDLDDALSCKQLPDGNFEMGVHIADVSYFVDEDNALDAIASQRATSVYLVQKVIPMLPRLLCEELCSLNPLTDRLTFSVIWKITPEGKILSEWFGRSVIRSCVKLSYDHAQSMIEAPEKLFSAGELPPVDPVHPIDEIHQAVLNLHSIAKNLRAQRFSGGALRLDQMKLSFTLDRETMMPQGCYVYQYRDSNKLVEEFMLLANIATAHHIYRKFPDLALLRRHPPPKAKMVDELQELCDQLGIDLDLSSAGALHRSLNTTLGDDEYSSYRKEVLTHMCSRPMQMALYFSTGVVKDEPLFKHYALNVPFYTHFTSPIRRYADIIVHRLLAASLKCGPHLRLSTEEVGKQASHCNDKKTVSKRVQELSSELFFGVFVKECGPLDSEAMVMGVLDQSFDVLVLRYGVQKRIYCKSVAGLASFHHRRVGKKSELTLTWTPEDLEKPPVEQIISLFTLVEVQLQDDSAPMKYSAVLKRPDDDAP, encoded by the exons ATGGATTCTCCTCTGCAATCTAAGAAGGCTCACATGAATCGAGACCCGAAGCGCAAACAGGATCAGACAAGCACCCCTCCTCAGAAAGATGCTTATGCCAGACTTCTGAGCCAGCACCGCAGCAGCAAGTTCAATTTGTATCTGGACCAATATGCAAAGGACTTGTCAATTCAAAGGGAAGGAACTTTGCCAAGCACGCTGGTCAAAGCCCAGAGTGACAGGCTGAACATACCACAGCGCAAAAGGGACCAAGTGCTTAATGATTTCTCTGATTCAAGTGACTTCTCCCCCTCATCTTTGAAAAGTAAAGGAGAGGAGAGTTCACTGGCTCTGCACATGGAGAAGCTGAGCGGTCGCACTGCGCCGCAGGACTGTGAAAGGAAGCAAGATGTCACTGACAGGCAGCGACGGGGACAGAGGAGGGACACCACCACCAGCCAAGACGGAGACATTGAGTCTGGAGAGGAGTTCAGCTCTGTCACACTTAGTGATTCCTACAaacaacagaagcagcagaagaaaaataagGACTCCTTTGCCTCTAAAGAGCCCAACTTTGATGGACGTCCCCAGTCCCCAAAGAAAGCCGGCACAAGTGGACAGGAacaagagaagatgaagaagccGAAGAAAAAGAATCTGCCCCAGCatgcagaagaagagaagagccCAGAAGTGCCTGGAGCTGTTACTCAAATGTCAAGGCCCAAGTCTCCTTATGGTAAAGACAAGAAAACGCAGCAAATCCGAG CTTCAACTACCAATTCTCCGGCAGACAGAAGCAAAaacaaaggaggaaaaggaTCCAAGAAACAAGTGTTTGACTCTTACATGACAGCTGAGGACGTTTCCCATGGCCTGAAGAGAGGAGAGCTTTTTCAA GGACAACTAAGAATCAACCCTAAGAAGTACCAGGAAGCTTTCATCCCATCTCCT gatgaCATGCGGGATATATTCCTGGATGGGATTGTAGCTCGCAACAGAGCGCTGAACGGAGATGTTGTGGTGATACAAGTCCTACCTCGAGAGCAGTGGAAG GTTGTGAGGTCAGATACTGACTGCGAGGGCACCAGTgagtcagagacacagagagaacgTCCGGTGAAAACACcccagaagaagaaagagcaCACCCCCAGGCCTGATGCTACTGTGGGCGATCGCTGTAGGGACCAGGATGAACTCTTAATCAAGGTTCAGAATATCACCCTCAGTGACACAG ATCCGTCAACCCCTCGGTCCAACGGGGAAATACTCCAAAAGACAGCTAAA GTGGTCTACATTGTTGAGAAGAAACACTCCAGAGCAGCGACAGGCTTCATCAAGTTCCTACCAGACAAGCCCTTTGCCATGTTTGCCCCCGTGGACCACCGGGTGCCTCGCATTAACGTTCCCCTGGTTGACTGCCCTGATGACTTTAGTTCCCGCTCGGGTGACTACATTAACACGTTGTTCATCTGTCGCATCACCAACTGGTCAGCCGACAGCAACTTTGCAGAAGG ACAACTGGCTAAGACTCTGGGTCAAGCTGGAGAAATCGAACCAGAGACAGAGGGCATCCTGACAGAGTATGATGTGGATTCTTCTGAGTTCTCAGATAGCGTGTTGGACTGCCTGCCCAAGAACCTGCCCTGGACCATCCCACCTGAGGAGCTGACGAAGAGGAGAGACCTGAG GAACGAGTGTATCTTCACAATCGACCCGGCCACTGCCAGAGATTTGGATGACGCTCTTTCCTGTAAACAACTCCCAGATG GAAACTTTGAGATGGGAGTTCACATTGCTGACGTGAGCTATTTTGTGGACGAGGACAATGCTCTGGATGCCATTGCCAGCCAAAGAGCAACTAGTGTGTACCTTGTTCAGAAG GTGATCCCCATGTTACCTCGGTTGCTCTGTGAGGAGCTGTGCAGTCTCAACCCTCTCACCGACAGACTTACCTTCTCTGTCATTTGGAAAATTACACCCGAGGGGAAG ATCCTGAGTGAGTGGTTTGGCCGCTCAGTGATCCGCTCCTGTGTGAAATTGAGTTATGACCATGCTCAGAGCATGATCGAGGCCCCTGAGAAATTGTTCTCCGCTGGGGAGCTGCCACCTGTGGACCCTGTGCACCCCATCGATGAGATCCACCAGGCTGTGCTCAACCTGCACTCTATTGCCAAGAACCTCCGAGCTCAACGCTTCTCAGGCGGAGCCCTCAGGCTAGACCAG ATGAAACTTTCTTTCACCCTGGATAGAGAGACCATGATGCCTCAGGGCTGCTATGTTTATCAGTACAGAGACAGCAACAA GTTGGTGGAAGAGTTCATGCTGCTGGCGAACATCGCCACCGCCCACCACATCTACCGCAAATTTCCTGACCTGGCCCTGCTCAGGCGCCACCCTCCACCAAAAGCCAAGATGGTGgatgagctgcaggagctgtgtGACCAGTTGGGCATCGACCTTGACCTGTCGTCTGCAGGAGCATTGCAT AGGAGCCTCAATACTACTCTTGGTGATGATGAGTACTCCAGTTACAGAAAAGAAGTCCTCACCCACATGTGCTCCAGACCCATGCAG ATGGCGTTGTACTTCTCCACAGGCGTAGTGAAGGACGAGCCGCTGTTTAAGCACTACGCCCTCAACGTTCCTTTCTACACACACTTCACCTCACCCATCAGGCGCTACGCTGACATCATTGTGCACCGCCTGCTGGCTGCTTCCCTGA AGTGCGGGCCTCACTTAAGGCTGTCAACAGAGGAAGTGGGAAAACAGGCATCGCACTGTAATGACAAGAAGACGGTGTCAAAGCGAGTCCAGGAGCTCAGCTCGGAGCTCTTCTTTGGAGTTTTTGTAAAG GAGTGTGGCCCCCTGGACTCTGAGGCCATGGTGATGGGGGTGTTGGATCAGTCGTTTGATGTGCTGGTTCTCCGCTACGGAGTACAGAAACGCATCTACTGCAAG tCTGTTGCGGGCCTGGCCTCATTTCACCATCGTAGGGTGGGAAAGAAATCTGAGCTGACCCTGACCTGGACACCAGAAGACTTAGAGAAACCTCCAGTGGAGCAG ATCATTTCACTCTTCACTCTGGTGGAGGTGCAGCTACAAGACGACAGCGCTCCGATGAAATACAGCGCAGTGCTCAAGAGGCCCGATGACGACGCACCATAA